From Calothrix sp. PCC 6303, a single genomic window includes:
- the hpsO gene encoding hormogonium polysaccharide biosynthesis glycosyltransferase HpsO, with the protein MKILVASHTYIVDLNCEKLRALSKLESDIQVTVVVPKLWKPGGVQNKIIETKFLDEGNFRIVPVSNFSQNHQGLLTFGADLIPVMRDFCPDIIHVEQGAKGLSYSQFITLNKFLGIKAKNTFFTWWNLPYELKFPASLLEKYNLKNTHGAISGNQDGADILRQRGYNKPIKVMPQLGVDEKLFAPRKQPELAAKYGIKEHDFIVGFVGRFVREKGILTLLDALTTLKDKSWKCLLLGRGQLQSELMDKAAQAGIKERIILVESVPHDQVCNYINLMSTLVLPSETTYNFKTLTAVGWKEQFGHVLIEAMASGVPVIGSDSGEIPYVIRDAGLIFPEGKAEALAKCLSDLMDNPNLTHDLGQSGYMRAMSQYTNIAMAKQQLEFFRELL; encoded by the coding sequence ATGAAAATATTAGTTGCAAGTCATACATATATTGTAGATTTAAATTGTGAAAAACTCCGGGCATTATCTAAGCTAGAATCCGATATTCAAGTTACAGTTGTAGTTCCCAAACTATGGAAACCTGGTGGAGTCCAAAACAAAATTATTGAAACAAAGTTCCTGGATGAAGGTAATTTTAGAATTGTTCCAGTTTCTAATTTTAGTCAAAATCACCAGGGACTTTTAACTTTTGGTGCTGATTTAATCCCAGTAATGCGAGATTTTTGTCCTGATATTATTCATGTAGAGCAGGGTGCAAAGGGGTTATCTTATAGCCAATTTATCACTTTGAATAAGTTTTTAGGCATTAAGGCAAAAAATACATTTTTTACTTGGTGGAATCTGCCCTATGAGTTGAAATTTCCAGCCTCTTTACTGGAAAAATATAACTTGAAGAATACTCACGGGGCAATTTCTGGAAACCAGGATGGAGCAGATATTCTGAGACAAAGAGGATATAATAAACCGATTAAAGTGATGCCTCAATTGGGTGTGGATGAGAAATTATTTGCCCCTCGTAAACAGCCGGAGTTGGCTGCAAAATATGGCATTAAAGAGCATGATTTTATTGTGGGTTTTGTCGGTAGATTTGTGAGGGAAAAGGGAATATTAACACTTTTAGATGCATTAACGACTTTAAAAGATAAGTCATGGAAGTGCTTATTGTTAGGACGTGGACAATTACAGTCGGAGTTGATGGATAAGGCTGCCCAAGCGGGAATTAAAGAGCGAATTATTTTGGTAGAAAGTGTACCACACGACCAAGTTTGTAATTATATCAATTTAATGAGTACTTTAGTATTGCCTTCGGAAACAACCTACAATTTTAAAACATTAACTGCGGTGGGTTGGAAAGAGCAATTTGGACATGTTTTGATTGAAGCAATGGCTTCTGGAGTTCCGGTAATTGGTTCAGATTCTGGTGAGATTCCTTATGTAATTCGTGACGCGGGTTTGATATTTCCTGAAGGAAAAGCAGAAGCACTTGCTAAATGTTTATCTGATTTGATGGATAACCCTAATTTGACTCATGATTTAGGACAATCTGGTTATATGAGGGCAATGTCGCAGTATACAAATATTGCGATGGCAAAACAACAATTAGAATTTTTCAGAGAGTTGTTATAG
- the hpsN gene encoding hormogonium polysaccharide biosynthesis glycosyltransferase HpsN: MILPFVSVIVPTYGREEALRDSLEDLLQQDYPNYEILVVDQTLQHEPETETYLQALSQTNKIKLYRLNWASLPGARNYAVRRSSGEIIVFTDDDVKVEPGFLKAHIQTYIDMPEVGAVAGRVFDRMKMDDAAQGKTQGDANYKTIEYLPPQAMDPGIAWYYIDLVHTIKPQEVLTTRGCNMSFRREIFTKYGLHFDERFQGSAVREESDFCLRIRQTGYKIWYQPEAHLVHLGEETGGCHDISTRSTKYQLAFYHNHFLMGLKNLNLNQALRLYARLFDCHVLGRPPCHKSASPIKVLTRGVFYTLGFINALFSVVKSRWNDGQVYSRLDEQVS; this comes from the coding sequence ATGATTTTACCATTTGTTTCAGTAATTGTTCCTACTTACGGTCGTGAAGAAGCATTGCGTGATAGTCTTGAAGATCTACTTCAGCAAGATTATCCTAATTATGAGATTTTAGTTGTAGATCAAACTCTCCAACATGAGCCAGAAACAGAAACGTATCTTCAAGCATTATCACAAACTAATAAAATTAAATTGTATCGTCTGAATTGGGCAAGCTTGCCTGGAGCAAGAAATTATGCAGTTCGCCGTTCCAGTGGTGAAATTATTGTTTTTACAGATGATGATGTTAAAGTTGAACCAGGATTTTTAAAAGCACATATTCAAACCTATATAGATATGCCAGAAGTTGGTGCAGTAGCAGGTAGGGTTTTTGACCGGATGAAAATGGATGATGCTGCACAAGGGAAGACTCAGGGAGATGCTAATTATAAAACTATTGAATATTTACCACCCCAAGCAATGGATCCAGGAATCGCTTGGTATTATATCGATTTAGTTCATACAATTAAACCCCAAGAAGTATTAACTACAAGGGGTTGCAATATGTCTTTCCGTCGTGAAATTTTTACAAAATATGGACTACATTTTGATGAGAGATTTCAAGGTAGTGCAGTGCGGGAAGAATCAGATTTTTGTTTGAGAATACGTCAAACTGGGTACAAAATTTGGTATCAACCTGAAGCACATTTAGTACATTTGGGTGAAGAAACAGGTGGTTGCCACGACATCAGCACACGTTCGACTAAATATCAACTTGCTTTCTATCATAATCACTTTTTAATGGGTTTAAAAAATCTGAATTTGAATCAAGCTTTACGTCTTTATGCACGGTTATTTGATTGTCATGTTTTAGGTCGTCCACCATGTCATAAAAGTGCTTCTCCAATTAAGGTTTTAACTAGAGGTGTTTTCTACACTTTAGGTTTTATTAATGCATTATTTAGTGTAGTTAAATCTCGCTGGAATGATGGTCAAGTTTATAGTCGTCTCGATGAACAAGTAAGTTAA
- the hpsL gene encoding hormogonium polysaccharide biosynthesis protein HpsL encodes MLKKKSKAKKTKKSKSKKQAKGSELDIKERLAEKRKAAQARKELTSTLSTAIGGGLFLGIILFAVGGIKAALPGVLGVLIIALSYKYPRQAIFAFLIYVPFGGTITYYIGNSPILQLAKDAFYVPALIALWQSLKKQRLPFLIPQGLKNPLYILLGCCTLTLLFVNGGQQFSPSSASAFKAAAKELPLGMGILGLKVLLGYVPLISCIYYLIRSKRDFLIITRMQVILILTCCLLGVLQYLLLLVGICKGTQDAVGAALFKATLEARCYFGGSLVYSPSQGMIRLPGTFVAPWQWAWFLISSTFFTFATGFGDPSILWRGVSLLSMALVFVNAVISGQRIALALVPTCFVLCLILTGQLANLKRFVPLLGGLVVILGGAIASNPTVIEERTASFVSRWEASPPYEFITQQFEEVWKNVDGPLGDGLGRATNAARALGETKLIETYYPKLLHEIGILGMLAFLGLVTTLTFICFRTYRRIKNRNFRSYGAAMWVFILFISYNTYYYPLDVDPVAVYYWFAAGILLKLPEIDKLERLKEEAIQETEGKQEKKTFRVKTNSA; translated from the coding sequence ATGCTCAAAAAAAAATCCAAAGCTAAAAAAACCAAAAAATCAAAATCAAAAAAGCAAGCTAAAGGTTCCGAACTTGACATCAAAGAACGTTTAGCGGAGAAACGCAAGGCTGCCCAAGCACGCAAGGAACTCACTAGCACTCTCTCCACAGCTATTGGAGGAGGGTTATTTTTAGGCATTATTTTGTTTGCAGTTGGCGGAATTAAAGCTGCATTACCAGGTGTCTTAGGCGTACTCATTATCGCCCTTTCCTACAAATACCCCCGTCAAGCTATATTTGCCTTTTTAATCTATGTTCCCTTTGGCGGCACAATTACCTACTACATTGGCAACAGTCCGATTCTCCAACTTGCTAAAGATGCCTTTTATGTCCCAGCCTTAATTGCACTTTGGCAAAGCTTGAAAAAGCAACGCTTACCCTTCCTGATTCCCCAAGGTCTAAAAAACCCACTGTACATCTTACTTGGCTGCTGTACTTTAACCCTTCTATTTGTCAACGGAGGACAGCAGTTTAGCCCTAGTTCTGCTTCAGCTTTCAAAGCAGCCGCCAAAGAACTTCCTCTGGGTATGGGTATCCTCGGACTCAAGGTACTTCTAGGATACGTACCCTTGATTAGTTGCATTTATTATTTGATTCGTTCTAAACGTGATTTTCTAATTATCACGCGAATGCAAGTCATTCTTATTCTCACCTGTTGTTTACTGGGAGTTCTCCAATACTTACTTTTGTTAGTTGGTATATGTAAAGGTACACAGGATGCTGTGGGTGCAGCCTTATTCAAAGCCACTCTAGAAGCTAGATGCTATTTTGGCGGTTCTTTGGTGTACAGTCCTTCCCAAGGCATGATTCGCTTACCAGGGACATTTGTGGCACCTTGGCAATGGGCTTGGTTTTTGATATCCAGTACATTTTTTACTTTTGCCACTGGTTTTGGTGATCCTTCGATACTTTGGCGAGGTGTTAGTTTACTCTCTATGGCATTGGTATTTGTTAACGCTGTTATTTCTGGACAACGAATTGCCCTAGCCCTTGTACCCACTTGCTTTGTTCTTTGCTTGATTCTCACAGGACAGTTGGCTAACCTTAAACGCTTTGTACCTCTACTCGGTGGGTTAGTTGTTATCCTAGGTGGTGCAATTGCCAGTAACCCCACTGTTATCGAAGAACGAACAGCCAGCTTTGTTAGTCGGTGGGAAGCTTCACCACCCTACGAATTTATTACCCAACAATTTGAGGAAGTATGGAAAAACGTGGACGGACCCCTCGGAGATGGTTTAGGAAGGGCTACTAATGCTGCCCGTGCCTTAGGGGAAACAAAATTAATTGAGACCTATTATCCCAAATTGCTACACGAAATTGGAATTTTGGGAATGTTGGCATTTCTGGGATTAGTAACAACACTGACATTTATTTGCTTTCGTACATATAGACGAATAAAAAACCGTAATTTTCGCAGTTACGGAGCTGCCATGTGGGTGTTTATATTGTTTATTAGTTACAACACTTATTACTACCCTCTGGATGTAGATCCAGTGGCTGTTTACTATTGGTTTGCTGCCGGAATTCTCTTGAAATTGCCAGAAATTGATAAATTAGAAAGACTAAAAGAAGAAGCAATTCAAGAAACTGAAGGTAAACAGGAGAAGAAAACATTCAGGGTCAAGACGAATAGTGCATGA